The sequence TAATTGCTTGATCCTCACCTTACCCAACTTCAAAATAAGCCATGTTTAGATGTATAAACCCTTTTAGAATTAGAAAATAGAGAAAGTAAATAGTATACAAAAAACAGACCAACAGGAAATTCGTGGTCCGTTTTTTAGGGATTTATTATTGCACGACAAATAAAATATTTGCGCTTGAAGAGTAATCAAAATCGTCAACTCTCACTCCAAGGCTAATGGTTGAGTCATGATTTTGTGTATTCCACCAAATCGCTCTTAACACGTAATCCTCTTGGTCATCAAACCAGTTATCATCATGAATGTCAGCTGTACCAAATTCATTTTCTAAATCCGATAACAAGACAGTATATAATAATTCAAGGTCATCTAAACTTAAATATTCAACCCCTTCAAAGGAGAAAAAAATGGATTCTAGTGAATTAGAGTTAAACGTATAAAGGATGTTTGCGGGGAAGCCAAACTGATAAGCATTATGATAGAATAAAGAGTCTTCGGTTTCGTAAAATAAATCAGATTGTTCCACCTGTTTCACATCTTGTTTTGTCATTCCCGCAGCTACATCACGAATAATACTTGTATCATTATTTTTCTTCACAGTGACGACAGTAGTATCCGTAAGACCATTACTCGTTGTTGCTGTAACTTCTGTTTTACCTTCTGAAATGGCCGTGATTGTACCTGTTTGATCAACCGTTGCAACAGATTCATTGCTTGAAGACCACGAAACAGAACGTGAAGTTGTTTGCGACGGCTGTAGTTCATACGAGAGATTAGCTTGTGAACCTAAAAGAATTTCCATGGTATGATCGTTAATCGTTATATTAGTAGGTAATACCTCTAGGATAGTTATCATAACTGTTGCTTGAATACTTGTATTAGTGATATCACCAGTTATTTCATATTCACCAGGGAGTTCAGTATTAAGGTTTGTGGTATTCCACTCAACATCTTCTTCCCCTTGTTCACCGGTTGTGTAAACAACATCAATTGTTGAAGGTAGTTCTAGTTCTTTTACTGGTGTACTTGCTGAAATCGTAATCGGTTCAATTGTAGCGATATCTGCAATCTCTGGTTGATAGGTGACATGAATGGTTTCTTTTTCCTTTGTATCATTAATTGAAGCCATTACATCTATTGTGTTTTCTCCATTTTGTAATGAAAGTGGATATACCCCGTTCTCACCATCAATCACAACGTTATTTAGAGTTACAACAACTTCAGCATCCTGATGAGCGCTAACGATTATTTGATGATTAACATTCGTTGTGACTAAGCCATGAGTGATTCCTGTGACGTCTAACGAAGGAGTGACTTTTTTAAATGATTCATCAAGCACGCGAGCTAAGAAAACAGAAAATTCAGCTCGTGAAATATTATTTTCCGGTCTAAATGTTTGGTCTGAATACCCAACTGTAATGTCATTTGCAAGTAATGATTCAATTGAGTCATAAGCCCATGAGTCTAAGTCAACATCATGGAAGGGAACTTCTGTATTCCCAGATAATTCATAGGCCCGCACTAATATGGCTGCCATCTCTTGGCGTGATAGTGTTTGTTCAGGTTTAAACTCTCCATCGGGGTAGCCACCGATGATCCCTGCCTCAGCACTTGCACCAATTTCTTCTAAAGCCCAGTGAGATTGAGGTACATCATTAAAAGTAGACTTTTCAGTCGGTAATCCTAATTCTCTTACAATAATTGCCGCAGCCTCAGAGCGTTTTATATCATCATTAACGCCAAACTGTCCATTTGGATACCCTCCGATAACACCGATATCTGATAAGAATTCTATTTCTAATTTTGCCCAGTGACTGTTCACATCGGAAAATGTAGTTTCAGCTTTTATATTTAGAAATGGAATCGTAAAAACAAATAAGTAAGTCAATACAAACAATAAAAGGGATGTTTTTTTCAAAATATCGCCACCTCAATATCTCGTTTTAGAGTACGAACAACAGACTAACACATAAAAATTCAGTAATCATTAGTAATATAAAACCAGGGCAGGATATTTTCAACTTTGATGAATGTCCAAGGGCAGCTCAAGACCCATCTGCTATACGGATTTAACATATGATTAACCATAGGTAGGAGATTAAGATTACAGACCTTTGACAACTTGGTTATTCTTTTCTCATAGGATCGGATGATGGGACATATAATTTATAGATTTTCTGAATCATATGTCTTTTTTCTGTATTTAATCCGAAAGGAGAGGATGGAATCCTTTGCGAAAAGTCATCCAAAGCCTAGAGGTCAATCAAACCATTAAAGAACATTTCCTATTAACTCGCATTGAAGTGAAACGTGGTAAAAATGGTTCCTATTTTGAACTGACATTAGCAGACACATCTGGTGAAATCACGGCTCGTAAATGGGATTTAACGGAGAGGGATTGGTCATTTTATGAAGGGGTGAAACAGGAAGTACCGACTGTTGTCCTCGTAAAAGGCATCGTTAGAAAATTTCTGCATGCACTTGATATCAAGATTTTCTACATTGTGCAACCAGTTGAAAATCAAGAGATTTCATTGCGTGAATTTATTCCTACTGCCCCGATTGATATTGATAAGGCATTTGAGAAAATAGAAGTGACCATCGAAAACATAAAAAATGATAAGATCCAAGCGATTGTCAAGCAAATCTATGATAAGTACCATTCATACTTAGCTCATTACCCAGCATCAACACATCATCACCGTACTTATGGTGGGTTAATCTGGCATACGGTCAATGTGTTAAAACTTTCCGATACTATGCTACAGCTCTATCCAGATCTCTTACAATACGATCTATTAATCTCCGGGGCGATATTACATGACTTAGCGAAGGTGAAAGATTATAAGGTGAATAGGGGTACTGTGACGCACATGACAGACACAGCAAAGCTCATTGGTCACGTTGTCGGAATTTCTCACGATATTTACGAGGCTGCGTATCAGCTCGGCATTGATCCTGTATGTACAGAAGTTGAATTGTTAGAACATATTGTCGTCAGTCACCATGGTAAGCGTGAATTTGGTAGTCCCGTAGAACCTGCAATCCCAGAAGCGGTTGCGCTCCATTATATTGATATGCTTGATACAAAGGTAGGAGCTGTGCAGCAAGTGCTTGAACATACACAAGTTGGAGAATGGTCAGAGTGGTCAAAGGTCGTTAATGGAAGAGTGAAGAAATTGACAGAAGGGTCATAGAAGAGCGCGCCTGTTAGTGTAGGTAACAAAGAATGAACATACTTAAGTAGGGAGACCAATCGTATCGTTGATTGGTCTCTTTTTTTGCAAAAGTGATCTGTTTTTAGGCAGGAAAACCTCACTCACTTGATTAATAATTAACATCCAAGTAAGTGTTCGTACATAGAAGGATTATGAAGGACAAAAGAAGCTTAAAAAGATTGATGAAATGTCCTTCATCTATGCGCTTGCGCTTTAGTACTATTAAAATTACCAATTCCAATGTTTCCTTTTAAGTTTAAACGACTCTGGATCGGCATGAGGATTCTTTTTACTCATAGCGATTGACACAAGATTCAAACTATTATAAACTCCTAATTAGTTAACTGTTAACAGTTAACAACTTACATACAAAATTGAAAGGGATGAGGTGACATGGGGGTTATTCGCTCAGAACCTCTCTATGATTTAGTTTATAACCATATAAAAAATGATATTTTTACACAAGCGTTTGATCCGAAAAAACGTTTGAATGAAGCACAATTGGCACGGCGTCTAGACGTTAGTCGCGGCCCGGTACGAGAAGCTATTCGAAGGTTAGAGCAGGAAGGGCTCATTGTAAGTAACTCTAAAAATCAGCTTTTCGTTTATCAGCCGACAGCTGAGGATATCGAACATATTTATCAATGCCGAGGAGCACTTGAATCATTAGCAAGTGAATTGGCAGCCGAAAAAATCACTGATGCACAAATCAAAGAGCTAGAAACGATCATAAAACAAAAAAAGCAACTGCTAGCTTCAAAACAACCATTAGCTGAAGAGATGGTTAAAGAATTTGTGGAACTTAGTGATCGTTTTCATATGATCATTATTGAAGCAAGTGGAAACCCTCGCTTAAAACAACAAATCACACAGTTGAAAACGTTGACATTTTATTATCGTTATTACAACACGAAAAGGGAACAACGGCGAGAAGAGATTTTTACTGATCATTTAGAAATATTTCAAGCAATACAAGCAAGGGATGCTAGCATGGCAGGTCAATTGATGAAAATTCATATCGGAAGTGATCGAGAGTATCTTGTCTCAATCTTTAATTCAGAACACGACTAGGAGGATCTATACATGAAACAGTTTAAGTTATCCGTTATACCAGGTGATGGAGTAGGAAAAGAAATTATGCCACATGCATTGGAGGTGTTAGATACTGTTGCAGACATCCACGGTGGCTTATCATTTTCAAAAGAATTTTATCCGTGGAGCTGTGAGTATTACCTCGAACAT comes from Desertibacillus haloalkaliphilus and encodes:
- a CDS encoding S-layer homology domain-containing protein, with amino-acid sequence MKKTSLLLFVLTYLFVFTIPFLNIKAETTFSDVNSHWAKLEIEFLSDIGVIGGYPNGQFGVNDDIKRSEAAAIIVRELGLPTEKSTFNDVPQSHWALEEIGASAEAGIIGGYPDGEFKPEQTLSRQEMAAILVRAYELSGNTEVPFHDVDLDSWAYDSIESLLANDITVGYSDQTFRPENNISRAEFSVFLARVLDESFKKVTPSLDVTGITHGLVTTNVNHQIIVSAHQDAEVVVTLNNVVIDGENGVYPLSLQNGENTIDVMASINDTKEKETIHVTYQPEIADIATIEPITISASTPVKELELPSTIDVVYTTGEQGEEDVEWNTTNLNTELPGEYEITGDITNTSIQATVMITILEVLPTNITINDHTMEILLGSQANLSYELQPSQTTSRSVSWSSSNESVATVDQTGTITAISEGKTEVTATTSNGLTDTTVVTVKKNNDTSIIRDVAAGMTKQDVKQVEQSDLFYETEDSLFYHNAYQFGFPANILYTFNSNSLESIFFSFEGVEYLSLDDLELLYTVLLSDLENEFGTADIHDDNWFDDQEDYVLRAIWWNTQNHDSTISLGVRVDDFDYSSSANILFVVQ
- a CDS encoding 3'-5' exoribonuclease YhaM family protein, translating into MRKVIQSLEVNQTIKEHFLLTRIEVKRGKNGSYFELTLADTSGEITARKWDLTERDWSFYEGVKQEVPTVVLVKGIVRKFLHALDIKIFYIVQPVENQEISLREFIPTAPIDIDKAFEKIEVTIENIKNDKIQAIVKQIYDKYHSYLAHYPASTHHHRTYGGLIWHTVNVLKLSDTMLQLYPDLLQYDLLISGAILHDLAKVKDYKVNRGTVTHMTDTAKLIGHVVGISHDIYEAAYQLGIDPVCTEVELLEHIVVSHHGKREFGSPVEPAIPEAVALHYIDMLDTKVGAVQQVLEHTQVGEWSEWSKVVNGRVKKLTEGS
- a CDS encoding GntR family transcriptional regulator, whose protein sequence is MGVIRSEPLYDLVYNHIKNDIFTQAFDPKKRLNEAQLARRLDVSRGPVREAIRRLEQEGLIVSNSKNQLFVYQPTAEDIEHIYQCRGALESLASELAAEKITDAQIKELETIIKQKKQLLASKQPLAEEMVKEFVELSDRFHMIIIEASGNPRLKQQITQLKTLTFYYRYYNTKREQRREEIFTDHLEIFQAIQARDASMAGQLMKIHIGSDREYLVSIFNSEHD